One part of the Aspergillus luchuensis IFO 4308 DNA, chromosome 5, nearly complete sequence genome encodes these proteins:
- a CDS encoding dihydroxy-acid dehydratase (COG:E;~EggNog:ENOG410PFSR;~InterPro:IPR000581,IPR004404,IPR037237,IPR042096, IPR020558;~PFAM:PF00920;~go_function: GO:0003824 - catalytic activity [Evidence IEA];~go_function: GO:0004160 - dihydroxy-acid dehydratase activity [Evidence IEA];~go_process: GO:0009082 - branched-chain amino acid biosynthetic process [Evidence IEA]): protein MITSTTPSRAARALAFGRRMPSQRKSSSRLLSSNAHRYADETLNKVSSKITQPKSQGASQAMLYATGLTEKDMSKAQVGISSVWFEGNPCNMHLMDLSSLVRDSVAKAGLVPMRFNSIGASDGISMGTSGMRFSLQSREIIADGIETVMNAQWYDANISLPGCDKNMPGVLMAMGRVNRPSIMVYGGSIKPGCSAGGKPLDLVSAFQSYGQYLTGEIDEKERFDIIRHACPGAGACGGMYTANTLATAIETLGMTVPGSSSTPAEDPRKRAECEDVGQTVKNLLKEDIRPKDVMTRQAFENAMIVVNILGGSTNAVLHLIAIADSVGIKLTVDDFQAVSDKTPFLADLKPSGKYVMHDLYKVGGTPALLKFLLKEGLIDGSGITVTGKTMKENVASWPDFTPDQPIIRPLSNPIKPTGHLQILRGSLAPGGSVGKITGKEGLRFEGIAKCYDYEDAFIEALERGEIKKGEKTVVIIRYEGPKGGPGMPEMLKPSSAIMGAGLGQDVALLTDGRFSGGSHGFLIGHVVPEAMEGGPIALVKDGDRIVIDAELRVVDLLIAPEEMEKRRVSWRAPEPRAKKGTLSKYAKLVSDASHGCVTDGPI, encoded by the exons ATGATCACATCTACCACTCCGTCCCGAGCTGCCAGAGCTCTGGCGTTTGGTCGACGGATGCCATCACAAAGAAAATCATCCTC TCGTCTTCTCTCCTCAAACGCACACCGTTATGCCGACGAAACACTGAACAAAGTCTCCTCCAAGATCACACAGCCCAAGTCCCAGGGTGCATCTCAAGCGATGCTTTACGCGACCGGTCTGACAGAGAAAGATATGTCCAAAGCACAAGTTGGAATCTCATCAGTGTGGTTCGAAGGGAACCCCTGTAATATGCACTTGATGGATTTGTCGTCGCTGGTCCGTGACTCGGTCGCCAAAGCCGGCCTGGTCCCCATGCGTTTCAACTCCATTGGCGCCTCTGATGGCATTAGTATGGGCACATCTGGCATGCGTTTCAGTTTACAGAGCCGAGAGATCATTGCCGATGGGATTGAAACGGTCATGAACGCCCAGTGGTACGATGCTAACATCTCGCTGCCTGGCTGCGATAAGAACATGCCAGGTGTGTTGATGGCTATGGGCCGGGTTAATCGCCCGAGTATCATGGTGTATGGTGGTAGTATCAAGCCCGGCTGCAGTGCGGGGGGTAAGCCACTTGACTTGGTCAGCGCCTTTCAGTCGTATGGCCAGTATCTCACTGGTGAGATCGACGAAAAGGAACGATTCGATATCATCAGACACGCTTGCCccggtgctggtgcttgTGGGGGGATGTATACTGCCAATACTCTAGCCACGGCCATCGAGACTCTCGGTATGACGGTCCCTGGAAGTAGCAGTACGCCAGCAGAGGATCCACGTAAGCGGGCAGAGTGTGAGGATGTTGGCCAGACAGTGAAGAATCTGCTGAAGGAGGATATTCGGCCCAAGGACGTCATGACGCGGCAGGCATTTGAGAATGCCATGATTGTCGTGAATATTCTTGGAGGCAGCACCAATGCGGTACTGCACTTGATCGCCATCGCTGATTCCGTCGGGATCAAGTTGACCGTCGATGACTTCCAGGCCGTGTCAGACAAGACACCTTTCTTGGCCGACCTGAAGCCTTCCGGCAAGTATGTCATGCATGACCTGTACAAAGTCGGGGGCACGCCAGCACTGCTGAAGTTCCTGCTCAAGGAAGGCCTTATCGACGGCTCCGGAATCACTGTCACTGGCAAAACCATGAAAGAGAATGTAGCCTCATGGCCCGACTTCACACCTGACCAGCCTATCATCCGCCCCCTAAGTAATCCCATCAAGCCAACCGGCCACTTGCAGATCCTCCGTGGGTCATTGGCCCCTGGCGGCTCGGTTGGCAAGATCACCGGTAAAGAAGGTCTTCGATTTGAAGGTATCGCCAAATGCTACGACTATGAGGATGCTTTCATCGAGGCTCTTGAGCGAGGtgagatcaagaagggcgAGAAAACCGTCGTCATTATTCGATACGAAGGACCCAAGGGTGGTCCCGGTATGCCTGAGATGCTCAAGCCCAGCTCAGCCATCATGGGTGCCGGATTAGGTCAGGACGTTGCGCTCCTCACTGATGGGAGATTCTCTGGAGGTAGTCATGGCTTCTTGATCGGGCATGTTGTGCCTGAGGCTATGGAGGGCGGGCCCATCGCCCTGGTGAAGGACGGCGATCGGATCGTGATTGATGCGGAGCTAAGAGTGGTTGATCTGCTGATTGCCCCggaagagatggaaaagCGAAGAGTTTCTTGGAGGGCACCGGAGCCTCGGGCGAAGAAGGGGACATTAAGCAAGTATGCGAAGCTGGTGAGCGACGCGAGTCATGGATGCGTGACGGATGGGCCAATCTAA
- a CDS encoding aldo/keto reductase family protein (COG:S;~EggNog:ENOG410PIJJ;~InterPro:IPR018170,IPR020471,IPR036812,IPR023210;~PFAM:PF00248;~go_function: GO:0016491 - oxidoreductase activity [Evidence IEA];~go_process: GO:0055114 - oxidation-reduction process [Evidence IEA]) has product MPANYSFADEVPLPNSAVKIPRLGFGVYRSPSTQCVQSCLKALEVGYRHIDTAQFYANEKEVGDAIRSSGLPRNEIFVTTKILSPAGSPEATYERLLASVEKIGGPDGYVDLFLIHSSKSGSSGRKHLWQALERLLEEGKAKSIGVSNFGVKHIEEMKEYAKVWPPHVNQIELHPWCQQRVIDAYCKKNGIVVESYAPIVRNYKANDPTLVDLAKKYNKTTQQVLIRYALQKEWVPLPKTDNPDRIAANADVFDFDISEEDMAVLNALDQGSSGAIVEAVENE; this is encoded by the exons ATGCCGGCCAACTACTCCTTTGCGGACGAGGTACCACTGCCAAATTCCGCCGTCAAAATACCCCGCCTCGGCTTCGGCGTCTATCGGTCACCTTCCACACAATGCGTGCAGTCCTGCCTTAAGGCCCTCGAAGTTGGCTACCGGCACATTGATACCGCTCAGTTCTATGCAAATGAGAAAGAGGTTGGCGACGCCATCCGTTCCTCTGGCCTGCCCCGCAATGAAATTTTCGTGACTACCAAAATCCTCAGCCCAGCGGGCTCGCCCGAGGCAACCTATGAGAGACTGCTGGCTAGCGTCGAGAAGATCGGTGGCCCGGACGGATACGTTGATCTGTTCCTGATTCATAGCTCCAAGTCTGGCTCGTCGGGTCGCAAGCACTTATGGCAGGCCCTGGAGaggctgctggaggagggcaAGGCTAAGAGTATCGGTGTCAGTAACTTTGGAGTGAAGCACATTGAAGAAATGAAGGAGTATGCGAAAGTCTGGCCGCCCCATGTTAATCAGATCGAG CTCCATCCTTGGTGCCAACAACGCGTGATCGATGCATACTGCAAGAAGAACGGAATCGTTGTCGAGTCTTATGCCCCCATTGTGCGAAACTATAAAGCGAATGATCCTACACTCGTGGACTTGGCCAAGAAATACAACAAGACGACCCAGCAGGTCCTGATACGCTACGCGCTGCAGAAGGAATGGGTTCCACTTCCTAAAACCGACAACCCAGACCGGATTGCGGCTAACGCTGATGTGTTTGATTTCGACATCAGCGAGGAGGACATGGCGGTGCTTAATGCTCTTGACCAGGGAAGCAGTGGCGCTATTGTCGAGGCCGTCGAGAACGAGTAG
- a CDS encoding MutT/nudix family protein (COG:L;~EggNog:ENOG410PJH1;~InterPro:IPR020084,IPR000086,IPR015797;~PFAM:PF00293;~go_function: GO:0016787 - hydrolase activity [Evidence IEA]): MSDPKYAGSKLLSRGPLDPKEAKWTRLVMSSYTDPNGVERTWESAERQTRPANCEIDGVGIVTILNKETGPELLLQKQYRPPIDKVVIEVPAGLIDPNETVEECAVRELKEETGYVGVAEQTSSVMYNDPGFCNTNLNMVHVRVDMSLPENQNPKPQLEDNEFIECFTVPLSSLFEDMKKLEREGYAIDARVGTIAEGIELAKRFKL; encoded by the exons ATGTCCGATCCCAAATACGCCGGGTCGAAGTTGCTGTCGAGGGGTCCGTTG GACCCCAAAGAAGCCAAATGGACTCGACTGGTCATGTCGTCGTATACGGATCCTAATGGTGTTGAGAGGACGTGGGAGTCTGCGGAGCGTCAG ACCCGCCCCGCAAACTGCGAGATTGACGGCGTTGGAATCGTGACAATCCTCAACAAGGAAACCGGGCCAGAACTGCTCCTGCAGAAGCAGTACCGTCCACCTATCGATAAGGTGGTCATTGAGGTTCCTGCGGGACTGATTGATCCTAATgagacggtggaggagtgCGCTGTGCGGGAGCTTAAGGAGGAGACGGGTTACGTTGGTGTGGCGGAGCAGACTAGTAGTGTTATGTATAATG ACCCTGGGTTCTGCAATACCAATCTCAATATGGTGCATGTCCGGGTGGATATGTCGTTGCCGGAGAACCAGAACCCGAAGCCCCAGCTCGAAGATAACGAATTCATTGAGTGCTTCACTGTGCCTTTGTCTTCGTTATTTGAGgacatgaagaagctggagcgGGAGGGATATGCCATTGATGCTCGGGTGGGCACAATAGCCGAGGGTATCGAACTTGCGAAGAGATTCAAGCTTTGA
- a CDS encoding alpha-actinin, sarcomeric (f-actin cross linking protein) (COG:Z;~EggNog:ENOG410PIF3;~InterPro:IPR011992,IPR002048,IPR014837,IPR001715, IPR001589,IPR036872;~PFAM:PF08726,PF00307,PF11971;~go_function: GO:0005509 - calcium ion binding [Evidence IEA];~go_function: GO:0005515 - protein binding [Evidence IEA]) translates to MLTVEKQWINVQQKTFTKWLNDKLKVRKIFIDDLVVDLSDGVILIHLLEILGGESLGRYASKPKLRVQKFENVNKSLDFIKGRRIPMTNIGAEDVVDGNRKIILGLIWTLILRFTISDINAEGMTAKAGLLLWCQRKTACYEGVEVRDFSTSWNDGLAFCALLDIHRPDLIDFDALDKKDHRGNMKLAFDIAANEIGIPDLLDVDDVCDQARPDEKSLMTYIAYWFHAFSQLERVENAGRRVEKFINNMHGAWEMQNSYERRMRELLRVIRVQREAWKNSSFEGTYKDAKEQAHQFSLYKRNQKRQWVAEKSDLAALLGNIKTKLSTYRLRPYQPPKELSLEVCDEEWEGLTRDEHERSQLINETIRDIKNALRRSFADKANDFALTLKTLSLAISGLDGDVEDQLAHVKRLNDNLPPLDAFLDTIAALDEQCAEANIEENDYTTYTLDELSYELSLVKSSISKKLAFLDNQLVARNMTNLTPIQLEEFESVFRHFDRDASNTLHELEFSAALASLGLVYDEEEMHDVYVETCGPARLAQNAGVSFEQFIRFMVSVTEDQNTAEQVYQSFREVADGKPYVTELDLRHSLIPDEVIEHLVQTMPPHNGPDLQEDRDLPKYDYISFMEKMIEHNNSDPVNGGN, encoded by the exons ATGTTGACAGTTGAAAAGCAGTGGATTAATGTGCAACAGAAGACCTTCACCAAATG GCTCAATGACAAGCTGAAGGTGCGGAAGATCTTCATCGATGACCTCGTGGTCGACCTTTCCGATGGT GTTATCCTTATTCATCTACTCGAGATCCTGGGTGGAGAGTCACTTGGTCGATATGCCTCGAAGCCTAAGTTGCGGGTACAGAAATTCGAAAATGTCAACAAGAGTCTCGATTTCATCAAGGGAAGGCGGATCCCGATGACGAACATTGGAGCAGAGGATGTTGTGGATGGAAATCGGAAGATCATTCTGGGCTTGATATGGACACTCATTCTGCGATTCACGATCAGCGACATCAACGCGGAGGGAATGACCGCGAAGGCGGGTCTCCTTCTGTGGTGTCAACGAAAGACTGCTTGTTACGAAGGAGTGGAAGTCCGGGACTTCTCCACTAGCTGGAATGATGGTCTGGCCTTCTGTGCCCTTCTGGATATTCATCGCCCAGACCTGATTGACTTCGATGctctggacaagaaggaccACCGGGGTAACATGAAACTTGCCTTCGACATCGCAGCTAACGAAATAGGCATCCCTGACTTGCTTGATGTCGACGATGTTTGCGATCAAGCAAGACCTGATGAGAAGTCGCTTATGACATACATCGCTTATTGGTTCCATGCATTCTCGCAGCTGGAGCGTGTCGAGAATGCCGGACGTCGGGTGGAGAAATtcatcaacaacatgcaTGGTGCATGGGAGATGCAAAATTCCTACGAGCGGAGAATGAGGGAACTCTTGCGTGTTATCAGAGTGCAACGCGAGGCATGGAAGAACTCTTCCTTCGAAGGCACATACAAGGACGCGAAAGAGCAAGCCCACCAGTTCTCCTTGTATAAAAGGAACCAGAAGCGCCAGTGGGTTGCAGAAAAGTCGGATCTCGCAGCCCTGCTCGGTAACATCAAGACCAAACTCAGCACATACCGATTGCGCCCTTACCAACCGCCAAAGGAACTAAGTCTGGAGGTTTGCgatgaggagtgggagggCTTGACTCGTGACGAGCACGAACGTAGCCAGCTTATTAACGAGACCATTCGGGATATCAAGAATGCCCTCCGCCGATCGTTTGCAGACAAAGCCAACGATTTTGCGCTAACGTTGAAGACCCTGTCTCTGGCAATATCTGGTCTCGATGGTGATGTAGAAGACCAATTAGCACATGTCAAGAGACTCAATGAcaacctccctcccctcgaTGCGTTCTTAGATACCATTGCGGCTCTGGACGAGCAATGTGCGGAGGCGAATATTGAGGAAAACGACTACACCACATATACTTTAGATGAACTCTCTTACGAGCTGAGCTTGGTCAAGTCCAGCATCTCCAAAAAGCTGGCATTCCTTGACAATCAACTCGTGGCTCGGAACATGACCAACCTGACCCCAATTCAACTGGAGGAGTTTGAGTCTGTCTTCAGACATTTCGATCGCGACGCTTCCAATACCCTTCATGAGCTTGAATTTTCGGCAGCCCTCGCCAGTCTTGGCCTTGTatatgatgaagaggagatgcATGATGTCTATGTGGAGACATGTGGACCAGCTCGACTTGCGCAAAATGCCGGTGTCAGCTTTGAGCAGTTCATCCGATTCATGGTCAGCGTCACTGAGGATCAAAACACGGCCGAGCAAGTCTACCAGAGTTTCCGCGAGGTTGCGGATGGCAAG CCTTATGTTACGGAGCTCGACCTTCGACACTCTCTCATTCCCGACGAGGTAATCGAACATCTAGTCCAGACTATGCCGCCGCACAACGGACCGGATCTTCAAGAAGACAGAGACCTTCCCAAGTATGACTACATCAGcttcatggagaagatgatagAGCATAACAACAGCGACCCTGTGAATGGTGGGAATTGA
- a CDS encoding putative NUDIX family hydrolase (COG:L;~EggNog:ENOG410PNH9;~InterPro:IPR015797,IPR000086;~PFAM:PF00293;~go_function: GO:0016787 - hydrolase activity [Evidence IEA]) → MSFSTFTIPRNLDHNGSATLPVSCPADLSREDLLRFPAFRIWLTTLQHSLSRQQQPSHEFSKDPYVLRKIDIQSVDRFGGGRLGFLKFKAEVSNENGETLPGSVFLRGGSVGMLLILQPDDVPPSAEDEKRAILTIQPRIPAGSLAFPEIPAGMLDDSGSFAGGAAKEIQEETGLTIPQEELIDMTSLALQSVPQEGETLQKAVYPSAGGSDEFIPLFLCQKRMSRKDIDSLQGRLTGLRQHGEKITLKVVPLRDLWKEGLRDGKTLAAWALYKGLKEEGLL, encoded by the exons atgtccttctccacctTTACCATTCCTCGCAATCTAGACCACAATGGCTCGGCCACGCTACCCGTCTCCTGTCCGGCAGACCTGTCTCGTGAAGATCTGCTGCGATTCCCAGCTTTCCGTATCTGGCTTACCACCTTGCAACACTCCTTGAGTCGCCAGCAACAACCCTCCCACGAGTTCTCCAAAGACCCCTACGTCCTGCGGAAAATAGATATCCAGAGTGTGGACCGCTTCGGTGGTGGCCGTCTAGGCTTCTTGAAGTTCAAAGCGGAGGTGTCAAATGAGAATGGAGAGACCCTCCCGGGAAGCGTGTTCTTGCGCGGTGGCAGCGTAGGCATGCTG CTCATACTTCAACCAGACGATGTGCCTCCATCGGCAGAAGACGAGAAGCGTGCCATCTTAACCATCCAACCTCGTATCCCCGCGGGTTCTCTTGCGTTTCCCGAAATTCCAGCCGGCATGCTTGATGACAGTGGATCGTTCGCTGGTGGTGCAGCAAAGGAGATTCAAGAGGAGACAGGCTTGACAATACCACAGGAGGAGCTAATTGACATGACATCGCTGGCTCTGCAGTCCGTGCCACAAGAGGGCGAGACGTTGCAAAAGGCAGTGTACCCTTCGGCCGGTGGGAGCGACGAGTTTATTCCCTTGTTCTTATGTCAGAAACGCATGTCGCGCAAGGATATTGATAGCCTGCAAGGACGACTAACTGGGTTACGACAGCATGGTGAGAAGATCACGTTGAAGGTGGTACCGTTGCGCGATCTATGGAAAGAGGGTCTGCGGGATGGGAAGACCCTTGCCGCGTGGGCTCTATACAAAGGCctcaaggaggaggggctgCTGTAG
- a CDS encoding HAD family hydrolase (COG:S;~EggNog:ENOG410PJGF;~InterPro:IPR041492,IPR006439,IPR023198,IPR036412, IPR023214;~PFAM:PF00702,PF13419;~go_function: GO:0016787 - hydrolase activity [Evidence IEA]), translated as MPQITEIFFDCDNTLVLSEELAFEACADLANEILEKQNIPDRYTGEQLIQDFVGQNFRGMMVSLQAKYKFELSQEELEEYVKKEEDKVIAKLTEKAQPCVGVNAELDKLLESKKYGLAVVSSSALRRVRASITKVGQDKYFDKDAVFSAATSLPKPTSKPDPAIYIHALEVRKKKPEEVVAVEDSKSGALSAIRAGIPVIGYVGSYHGDAKQLEMSQLLQGLGAKVIMKDWSEFQKCLSEIEES; from the exons ATGCCGCAG ATTACTgagatcttcttcgactgcGACAACACCCTCGTCCTCTCGGAAGAGCTGGCCTTCGAGGCGTGTGCCGATCTCGCCAATGAAATCTTGGAAAAGCAGAATATCCCGGATCGCTACACAGGAGAGCAGCTTATCCAAGATTTTGTGGGTCAAAACTTTCGAGGAATGATGGTCTCCCTCCAGGCCAAGTACAAGTTCGAGTTGTCACAGGAGGAGCTCGAGGAATatgtgaagaaggaggaggacaaGGTCATCGCCAAGCTGACTGAAAAAGCTCAGCCATGTGTGGGTGTTAACGCTGAACTTGACAAGCTTCTCGAGTCCAAGAAGTATGGTCTAGCAGTGGTCTCTTCGTCTGCTTTGCGCCGTGTCCGTGCTTCGATCACGAAGGTCGGACAGGACAAGTATTTCGACAAAGATGCCGTGTTCAGCGCAGCCACCTCTCTTCCCAAGCCAACTTCGAAGCCGGATCCGGCTATCTACATCCATGCCCTCGAAGtgcgcaagaagaagcccgaagAGGTGGTCGCTGTCGAGGACAGCAAGTCTGGTGCACTCAGTGCCATTCGTGCTGGAATCCCAGTCATTGGTTATGTCGGAAGCTACCACGGTGACGCCAAGCAGTTGGAAATGTCCCAACTTTTGCAAGGGCTGGGTGCCAAGGTTATCATGAAGGATTGGAGCGAATTCCAGAAATGTCTCTCCGAAATCGAGGAGTCCTGA
- a CDS encoding C3HC4 finger protein (COG:O;~EggNog:ENOG410PY8Y;~InterPro:IPR001841,IPR013083;~PFAM:PF13920): MDSASRPAFEGLPTAIPNDTNFQNTPTSATLAQPNTQDVMDIIPDVPRPTYHQEVPTVASLSGAPNTFSANAASNQTDSFTSQQTPPRTYFSYLSNGVITMPRYTPNQYYGEPSNIGHQLDYIPGGDRGRSFAYPHTRTLSLPQNQHSGLPAYPQRDPRSSNTRPAMSMTTPESVSAISPNDASPNNADSTSSTAVVPPTLRPRGYVPPSARTQQGTQHPAHTAASPGPTSSSYHQQSQAQQHSHASGPFSHMPPYLEEHDNGAYSASLATTPAQSSSANFVATGTPSSRSMNAGTPRYGRPLPQRLELARRAHFHAHPHNQQAAQAIVEAHMQLQRQRLLRQRQGLGTNPTKPSASLDNAKDGRPEPKEAHEMRVSLECKVCFTQLVDTVLLPCGHAVLCRWCAEIQIPSSVLERGVLGGQPPCVICRAPVRQKMRIFLS, from the exons ATGGACTCTGCGAGTCGGCCTGCTTTTGAAGGGCTTCCCACGGCGATTCCCAACGATACCAACTTCCAAAACACCCCAACTTCAGCCACTTTGGCCCAGCCTAACACCCAAGACGTAATGGACATCATTCCTGACGTGCCGCGTCCGACATATCATCAAGAAG TCCCTACGGTCGCGAGTCTGTCTGGGGCTCCAAACACCTTCTCAGCCAATGCTGCCTCAAACCAAACAGATTCTTTCACTTCACAGCAAACACCACCGAGAACCTACTTCTCATACTTGAGCAATGGCGTCATAACAATGCCCCGTTACACGCCGAACCAGTACTACGGGGAGCCGAGCAATATCGGTCATCAACTGGATTATATTCCTGGTGGAGATCGAGGTCGCTCATTCGCATACCCTCATACACGAACTCTCTCACTTCCACAGAATCAACACAGCGGCCTTCCTGCCTACCCCCAGCGAGACCCGCGTTCAAGCAACACCCGACCAGCAATGTCCATGACGACGCCGGAATCAGTATCTGCCATCTCACCGAACGACGCGTCACCGAACAACGCCGattcgacatcatccactGCAGTGGTTCCGCCAACACTTCGACCTCGAGGTTACGTGCCCCCATCAGCGAGGACCCAGCAAGGAACACAGCACCCAGCCCatactgctgcttctccagggCCAACGTCGTCAAGTTATCATCAGCAGTCGCAAGCTCAACAACATTCGCATGCATCTGGTCCATTCTCTCATATGCCGCCCTATCTTGAAGAACATGACAATGGCGCCTATAGTGCTTCACTAGCTACAACGCCTGCCCAGTCATCGTCGGCCAACTTTGTAGCAACTGGCACGCCGTCTTCACGCTCGATGAATGCGGGAACCCCCAGATATGGGCGCCCTCTTCCGCAGCGGCTAGAGCTTGCTCGGCGAGCACATTTCCACGCCCATCCACACAACCAGCAGGCTGCGCAGGCCATCGTGGAGGCTCATATGCAGCTGCAACGCCAGCGCTTGCTCCGTCAGCGCCAGGGGCTTGGTACCAACCCCACGAAGCCATCCGCAAGTCTTGACAATGCGAAAGACGGCCGCCCCGAACCAAAAGAGGCGCACGAAATGCGAGTATCACTCGAATGCAAGGTTTGCTTCACCCAACTCGTTGATACGGTACTGCTTCCTTGCGGCCATGCTGTCCTCTGTCGATGGTGTGCCGAGATCCAAATTCCAAGCAGCGTCCTGGAACGAGGCGTGCTTGGGGGTCAGCCCCCGTGTGTGATATGCCGAGCGCCTGTGAGGCAAAAG ATGCGGATCTTCCTTTCTTAA
- a CDS encoding initiator tRNA phosphoribosyl transferase family protein (BUSCO:EOG09261N2L;~COG:A;~EggNog:ENOG410PIAH;~InterPro:IPR033421,IPR033449,IPR007306;~PFAM:PF04179,PF17184;~go_function: GO:0043399 - tRNA A64-2'-O-ribosylphosphate transferase activity [Evidence IEA];~go_process: GO:0019988 - charged-tRNA amino acid modification [Evidence IEA]): MGSASGSDPYPVSISSLHFPSAEQQSISQTLSALRRSALSVTNRLRSIEADAAFVREVAAHYDLPLIANERCGSWYIPPEVKSGSAYFKSTDGHTGQWDFSFRRLNLQLLPIAREHGGCIIVDSTRRGKLMPDALSKTVPIWCAVINRALFPSDTAYHAVNFPPNYLGASEESQIERRIDGFVKSLEDLKLDLDELKQQLGKPIRVAWANRAYFHPTDLHKGDDYRLFVLCSASKRVHGAEMSEGGYIQGAGDDSESWAYGLTPPVFWATKATLFQHSEEDLPTVIEQLVEDHSKKNVDQRAIRIAPTRNLYLSQTHPQLNNGSMFDLVIDCNASAEGAEENANRLNLGCGSSKLGSRDLRKHLDKVQDFVKSRMSADPSRSLLVTCETGKDLSVGALLAILCLFYNEEGEFTAVPTNQLIGKQFIRQRLAWITSSKHDVNPSRSTLQSINAFLMQRPDY; the protein is encoded by the exons ATGGGATCTGCTTCTGGTTCCGATCCCTACCCCGTGTCTATTTCGTCCcttcacttcccctccgcaGAGCAACAATCGATTTCTCAGACGCTATCTGCATTGCGACGATCAGCTCTCTCCGTCACCAACCGACTGCGTTCCATCGAAGCCGACGCGGCCTTTGTCCGTGAGGTCGCAGCCCATTACGACCTTCCTCTCATCGCCAACGAAAGATGCGGGAGCTGGTACATCCCTCCTGAAGTCAAGTCTGGCAGTGCGTACTTCAAGAGTACAGATGGTCACACGGGCCAGTGGGATTTCAGCTTTCGCAGACTAAACTTGCAGCTTCTACCAATTGCCAGGGAACATGGAGG TTGCATTATCGTGGATTCCACGCGCCGGGGTAAAT TGATGCCTGATGCCCTGTCTAAAACTGTTCCGATCTGGTGTGCCGTCATCAACAGGGCGCTATTTCCATCTGACACTGCATATCACGCGGTGAACTTTCCGCCAAATTATCTGGGCGCCTCTGAAGAGTCCCAGATTGAGCGGAGGATTGACGGCTTCGTCAAATCCCTCGAG GACCTGAAACTCGATCTGGATGAACTCAAGCAGCAACTTGGAAAGCCTATTCGGGTAGCATGGGCCAACCGAGCCTATTTTCATCCGACAGATCTGCATAAAGGGGATGACTATCGCCTTTTTGTTCTCTGTTCCGCATCGAAAAGGGTCCATGGCGCAGAAATGTCTGAAGGCGGCTATAtccaaggagcaggagatgaCAGCGAGAGTTGGGCCTATGGGCTAACCCCTCCTGTCTTTTGGGCTACTAAAGCGACCCTGTTCCAGCACTCAGAAGAAGATCTCCCGACCGTAATCGAGCAGCTGGTAGAGGATCACAGTAAAAAGAATGTTGATCAGAGAGCGATACGCATTGCCCCAACACGAAACTTATATCTCAGCCAAACACACCCTCAACTGAACAACGGCAGCATGTTTGATCTGGTCATAGATTGTAATGCGAGCGCAGAAGGGGCAGAAGAGAATGCGAATCGCCTGAATCTCGGTTGCGGATCTTCTAAGCTTGGAAGCCGTGACCTGCGCAAACACCTGGACAAGGTCCAGGACTTCGTCAAGTCCCGTATGAGCGCAGATCCATCACGGTCATTGCTGGTGACATGTGAGACTGGTAAGGATCTTTCTGTTGGTGCTCTACTTGCAATATTGTGTCTGTTCTATAACGAGGAAG GCGAGTTCACTGCTgttccaaccaaccaactgaTCGGCAAACAGTTCATTCGTCAGCGGCTCGCTTGGATCACATCCTCCAAACATGATGTGAATCCCTCGCGGTCTACGCTTCAATCGATCAATGCCTTCCTCATGCAACGCCCAGATTACTAA